A stretch of DNA from Vanacampus margaritifer isolate UIUO_Vmar chromosome 1, RoL_Vmar_1.0, whole genome shotgun sequence:
tatttttggataagatgatgatgaataatgctagaatactagctttaggtatttttgtgaagttataaccatttatataactttaaataatgacttaaaatgttggggctacggtacgcttttattctgaaggactaaatgatttgacctgatattgCTTCCGCTAGTCGGAACTAAAGATTTTAGTCCTTGAGAGCAGAGTCTGCTTCGGGAAAAACACCCCCTTGACTTGTTTgtgaaaatccttcaactatataacacattctgtctcaaaaacatccacctgaccttgtttacgccatctgctcatggaaaagtaccagagagtatgtttagtctataaatgaaagagaggagttctttttaactataagaaaccgttgtgcacgcggaagagacacatttgacgctctgaatcccacgatgtgtaagtgatgaattagaggcagttatttgtccagagattctctgttttttattaaatcatttttgcaaaggtgtatttttcttgcattaaatctatcttcatttttggaacacgcaaagaggacaaaattcggTATTCCTCTTCAGGGTCCGGGAGGGGCTGACCATGGGGCCCTCAGCCAGAGGGACGAACCTCACGGGCGTCCGTGACATGTGAGGTCCGTATCCCCCCCCCCGTAGGCTGAAAGGACTGCACAGTTCGTGACAGAGGGGCGGCCGGGAGAGCAGCTCCCCCAGAGTTTGACGGAGCATAGGGCCTGGCAAGGCAAGCAAATTTACGCCTTGCGTCATTAGAACGCACTGTGCATTCCAGTACTCCTGTCGCTGCCGAACCAAAAACTTGACCCGGAACCACAGGGAGGTGACAGTTCCTTCCGGGAGGGCTCTCGCAAGGGAGATTGAGCCAATCAGACCTGACGGCGTGCCTGGATGAGGAAAGACATACTACGGCCATGCTCCCTCGAAAGGAGGGATAAGTCCCTCAGCGCCATGTTACAGAACGATGTAGCCTCATCTACTTCATTGTCTCTCAGAGCTGCAGAGAGAGCAAGTAGGAGATACGCCTGGGCATTGGTCAGGCATACTACTACCGCGGCCGTGTTGTACGACTTAGTGACCATGGACGGAGCCGcataagttgcaaggcaatacAAGCTAGGAAAGGATACGAGATAACCGTACCACCACTAGCTAGTTGAattcaaaacaagtcaaagcaaccATAGGCAAGAAGGCAACAGTTGCTGACATACACCATTCGTACTCACGAACTTGAAGATTATGGAAAGATGGAAGAAGAGTTCCAACATCCGTACATATATTTCAAAAGTCCAAAAATACACAGAGCCGTCGCTGCCAAGAAGCGCGGGGAACCCCGCTGCCCCGATCCACAAGATTACAGGCTACCAGCGATGACGACGAAGAACGGCGGTAAACGCCGTGAGTGACCGCCTGAAAAGGTCAAAGAGGCTGGGTTCCGGTTACCATACCTGCCaacttttgaaagtgaaaaagccTAGTAGCTAGGGTCCAGGGGCCGCATGTCGACGTCCGGTGGGAAGCCCCCCTGAAGCCAAAggatttttagcattttcaggGCTTAAAATGCAGCTAAGAAgtaacaaattttacatttttttcacaatcacaACCTCATGTTTACTGTCAATTTACCTTAACTGTACTGATGGAAATAATCAAAAGAAAGTTCTTTAAAgctcaacaatttatttaatataacaaaGTCATAGAAAACCCTCATAAATGAATGATATCCAAATGTTCTCCATGTTATACAAGCTACAGCCTAAGCATTATTTGTTCTCCATTGTGCATCCTTTTGATTTTTTCAACTGGTCTTTCGAATGGGTCACACTGTGGCACTTGTAtccagatgatgtcatcatcattttcctcGTCATCAGGCTGCCAAGCACTTTGGTCGATAGACTTTCCCGGAACTCCGTCTTGTTCTTGTTGACATGACTGAAGATCCGTTCACAGTCTGCGTTGCTGTGATAAATCACCAACACAGACTTGGCCACTTTGAAGAGGGCTCCAAACTTGGCCTTGCCAGTGGCTGGGTCCTTGAGTTTAGAGAGCTCGTTCCACGCTGTGTCCACTCGCTCAGCTTCTGTGACGGCAGGGGTGAGTGGATCGCACTGGTATACGAGGAACTCCTCTTCCAGACTCCTCTTGTCATCCTTGGTCAGGAGGTGAGGGTACCTCTCAGCAAAGAATCTCACCTGGCGGAACTTGCAGTCCTGCCTGTAGCTGATATCCAGAATCCGGGCATTCACCAGAACTTCATCCCCAAAGGGAAATGCCCTGATCATGTAGCTGCATGTGCTGCTGTAGAATGCCCTGACACTGGAAAAGAAAGTGGTGAGGTCACATTCCTTTGCATGTTCAGCCACATAGTCCCTGCAGTTGGTTCCGATGAAGAGATCCTCGTCGTCCTTCTGGTTGGCCCGGTCCTTAAAGTTCACCTTTGTGATGTCACTGGCAGCGATGATGACCTTTGGCTTCATTAAGCGCATGATGAGCTTCCTGAACTGAGTCGAGAGCACATGGTGCAAGAGATGCACGCAGGGTTCATCTTTTTGGAGGAAGGTGTTGGTCTCGTTGAAGATTGGCAAGACTGCCATCAAGAAATGGGCATACAACAAAGTGTTCTTGTCACTCATCTTGGTGAGGATAAGGCTGGCTTTGCTGCTGCTGGTTTTGGTGtcatcttctttcttcttctccttcaccTTCTTAGACTTGTCCGCCATTTCCTTCTCCTTGAACATGTACCTGGCCAAGTCGAAGGTCTTGGAGGAGTCTGCTTTCTCATCTGTTGCCTGAGGAGCGGCCGTGTCAAGCTTCCTTTTCTTCTCCTCCGACTTCTTCACATCAGGAGTGTAGGGCCTCTTTCTTCCTCTGCTGGATGGCATGCTGGACTTCTTCTCATGACCCACCTCCGCCTCAAAGAACTTGATGAGAGCCGTCCACTGCTGAAGGAGTCGGTCCAAGCAATGCTCCAGGGACAGCCATCTTGTTGACACATGCTTCAGGATCTTGGCCTTGGGTAGACCTTCCTCTTCTTGGAACTGTCGGAGTGCCTGCTTGCGTTTGCTGCTCTTCTCCAAGTAGTAGAACACGTCCACAAGCAGATCATCTAGCTTCACTGGCAATTGCTTCGCCCCTCTCTGAACGGCCAAGTGGATGAGATGACAGGAACAACCTGCAAATTAATtgcaaaaattgaaaagaaactatggaaaattgtattttcaagTGATATATTTGATACCATAAATTAATCAGCTTGCAGCGTTTTCGTAATAGGCACATagataagaaataataataattttgaataaattgCATAGTCAATTACCTGCGATGTATGCTGACGGAGATTTTTCTGTGATGAAGGACGCGACTCCTTTCTTGGATCCAAGCATAACAGCGGCGTTGTCGGCAGCAAAACACACTAAATTATCCCAGGGAATGTTGTTCGAgttcatttctttttcaataatcttaaaaatgttcTCGCCCGTCGATGCCGTGTTGCATTCTCTCAACGAAAGAAGCACTGACAGAACTTTTCCTGTTTGGTTATCGAAGTATCGTACACAAATTGGATAAAGTTTTACATCGTCGTAGTCTGTACTTCCATCAGTAGACATGCTAAAAGGCGAAGATTTGATGACATCGACGATGCTTTGTGATGATTCTTCACCAAGGCACTGAATGATGTTCGAAGTTTTCGTTCTCCCACAACCATATTTTTTAGCGATCTTAGAATCGGGAAACATTCTCCTGAAAAGCGGTCCCATGTGGTCGGCCATAGCGATTGGAACACCATGTTCAATGATCGCTTCAGTAAATAACACTTCGGCATTTATGACGTCCAAAGAATCGGTTGGGGCGACAAAAAAAGTGGAGATTTTGCCGCTGGAATTACTGTCATTGgcatttgatttgtgttttttcgtTCCCACGTGGTCATTAACGTCGCTAATTCCTCCATGACCCACAGAAAAGTCTTGTCTACACAGTGTGCAGTTCGCATAATTTTCACCTTTTCTCGATCTGATGATTACTCCAGGGAAAGCTTTGGAATATTCTTCACGAAAGCACTGTAATTTCCGTTTCGGTTGCACAATTTTCTGCACTTTTTCTCCGGTAGATTCCATAATCTATTCAAAGCACCTATATCTCGGTTCCTTCTTGCTGCCGATTAAACAATTGCAGTGCTCTAATTGAGCCAATTGAGCTAAAAATAAACCTCGCGCATGCGCAGACGACTGGCAGTACCGATAGCCTTTGTTTGAAatggtacagacgctcccctacttacgaactttcgagttacgaacaacggtacatacgaacatgtctgcgcgtacagtacatgtcgaaaaatgtccgtaaagagatgctgtaagttaagattttgtattgcgcgtagtgcttctttccgccgctaataccgccgcttggcgctgtgagagctcattggaggctctgcaacgtgtcgaggaggaggaggaagaaacactTCCCCCCGTGAAGAAATTCGAGGCGAAACTGTTGGCGGAGGGGTTTTCGCTGATAGATAAAGccctcgcactcttcgagcagcaagacccaaacatCGAACCTTgcccaaaggttgcaaatcaaataaatgatgccacaCAGTGCTACCGCGtcatttatgaagaaaaaaaaggaagctgtgcagtcgtcgttggatcgcttctttcggccagtttcgaaTAAATCCTCCAAGGGAGATACTCGCCAACcc
This window harbors:
- the LOC144040527 gene encoding uncharacterized protein LOC144040527: MESTGEKVQKIVQPKRKLQCFREEYSKAFPGVIIRSRKGENYANCTLCRQDFSVGHGGISDVNDHVGTKKHKSNANDSNSSGKISTFFVAPTDSLDVINAEVLFTEAIIEHGVPIAMADHMGPLFRRMFPDSKIAKKYGCGRTKTSNIIQCLGEESSQSIVDVIKSSPFSMSTDGSTDYDDVKLYPICVRYFDNQTGKVLSVLLSLRECNTASTGENIFKIIEKEMNSNNIPWDNLVCFAADNAAVMLGSKKGVASFITEKSPSAYIAGCSCHLIHLAVQRGAKQLPVKLDDLLVDVFYYLEKSSKRKQALRQFQEEEGLPKAKILKHVSTRWLSLEHCLDRLLQQWTALIKFFEAEVGHEKKSSMPSSRGRKRPYTPDVKKSEEKKRKLDTAAPQATDEKADSSKTFDLARYMFKEKEMADKSKKVKEKKKEDDTKTSSSKASLILTKMSDKNTLLYAHFLMAVLPIFNETNTFLQKDEPCVHLLHHVLSTQFRKLIMRLMKPKVIIAASDITKVNFKDRANQKDDEDLFIGTNCRDYVAEHAKECDLTTFFSSVRAFYSSTCSYMIRAFPFGDEVLVNARILDISYRQDCKFRQVRFFAERYPHLLTKDDKRSLEEEFLVYQCDPLTPAVTEAERVDTAWNELSKLKDPATGKAKFGALFKVAKSVLVIYHSNADCERIFSHVNKNKTEFRESLSTKVLGSLMTRKMMMTSSGYKCHSVTHSKDQLKKSKGCTMENK